Proteins encoded within one genomic window of Manis pentadactyla isolate mManPen7 chromosome 4, mManPen7.hap1, whole genome shotgun sequence:
- the ZMYND12 gene encoding zinc finger MYND domain-containing protein 12 isoform X2 produces the protein MPFYNSEEERQHGLQQLQQRQRHLIEFCYTVAQKYLFEDRHEDAVPAALHSLRFRINVYGLSSVELVPAYLLLAEASLGLGRIVQAEEYLSQAQWTVLKSTECSYATHSLLHRNLGLLYMAKENYDEARYHLANDIYFASCAFGTEDIRTSGGYFHLANIFYGLKKLDLADTLYTKVSEIWNKFLDNHHQVLSQAHIQQIDLLGEHFETDTGLDEAQEAEAIRILTSILKIRELTSDKSPQKTIFVLKTLVMLYYLMMNSSKAQEYATRALNLAKERQLSVCEQSTIQNLLSLIKAEDAHPVT, from the exons ATGCCCTTCTACAACTCAGAGGAAGAACGGCAACACGGCCTGCAGCAGCTCCAGCAGCGGCAG AGGCATTTGATTGAATTCTGCTACACTGTAGCCCAGAAGTATCTCTTCGAAGACAGACATGAAGATGCTGTCCCAGCAGCTCTGCACTCTCTTCGCTTCCGCATTAATGTGTATGGCCTGAGCTCAGTAGAGCTTGTGCCTGCTTACCTGCTGTTGGCTGAGGCTAGCCTTG GTCTGGGCCGGATCGTGCAGGCTGAGGAGTATCTTTCCCAAGCCCAGTGGACAGTCCTCAAATCAACTGAATGTAGTTACGCTACCCACTCTTTACTGCATCGGAACCTGGGACTTCTCTACATGGCTAAGGAAAACTATGATGAAGCCCGTTATCATCTGGCCAATGAT ATTTATTTCGCCAGCTGTGCATTTGGAACAGAGGACATCAGGACCTCAGGAGGCTACTTTCACCTGGCTAACATATTTTATGGCCTTAAAAAGCTGGACCTGGCAGACACGTTGTACACCAAG GTCTCTGAGATCTGGAATAAATTTTTGGACAATCACCACCAAGTCCTCTCACAGGCTCACATCCAACAGATAGATTTACTGGGTGAACACTTTGAGACCGACACTGGCTTGG ATGAAGCACAGGAAGCGGAAGCCATTCGGATCCTGACTTCAATCTTGAAGATTCGAGAATTGACATCTGACAAATCTCCCCAAAAAACTATCTTTGTTCTGAAAACCCTGGTCATGCTTTACTACCTGATGATGAATTCTTCAAAG GCACAAGAATATGCCACAAGAGCCTTAAATCTAGCCAAAGAAAGACAACTCAGTGTCTGTGAACAAAGCACCATTCAAAATTTACTAAGTCTCATCAAAGCTGAAGATGCTCACCCTGTTACTTAG
- the ZMYND12 gene encoding zinc finger MYND domain-containing protein 12 isoform X4, translating into MPAADSSAHFHALLQLRGRTATRPAAAPAAAGLGRIVQAEEYLSQAQWTVLKSTECSYATHSLLHRNLGLLYMAKENYDEARYHLANDIYFASCAFGTEDIRTSGGYFHLANIFYGLKKLDLADTLYTKVSEIWNKFLDNHHQVLSQAHIQQIDLLGEHFETDTGLDEAQEAEAIRILTSILKIRELTSDKSPQKTIFVLKTLVMLYYLMMNSSKAQEYATRALNLAKERQLSVCEQSTIQNLLSLIKAEDAHPVT; encoded by the exons ATGCCAGCTGCTGATTCCAGTGCGCACTTCCATGCCCTTCTACAACTCAGAGGAAGAACGGCAACACGGCCTGCAGCAGCTCCAGCAGCGGCAG GTCTGGGCCGGATCGTGCAGGCTGAGGAGTATCTTTCCCAAGCCCAGTGGACAGTCCTCAAATCAACTGAATGTAGTTACGCTACCCACTCTTTACTGCATCGGAACCTGGGACTTCTCTACATGGCTAAGGAAAACTATGATGAAGCCCGTTATCATCTGGCCAATGAT ATTTATTTCGCCAGCTGTGCATTTGGAACAGAGGACATCAGGACCTCAGGAGGCTACTTTCACCTGGCTAACATATTTTATGGCCTTAAAAAGCTGGACCTGGCAGACACGTTGTACACCAAG GTCTCTGAGATCTGGAATAAATTTTTGGACAATCACCACCAAGTCCTCTCACAGGCTCACATCCAACAGATAGATTTACTGGGTGAACACTTTGAGACCGACACTGGCTTGG ATGAAGCACAGGAAGCGGAAGCCATTCGGATCCTGACTTCAATCTTGAAGATTCGAGAATTGACATCTGACAAATCTCCCCAAAAAACTATCTTTGTTCTGAAAACCCTGGTCATGCTTTACTACCTGATGATGAATTCTTCAAAG GCACAAGAATATGCCACAAGAGCCTTAAATCTAGCCAAAGAAAGACAACTCAGTGTCTGTGAACAAAGCACCATTCAAAATTTACTAAGTCTCATCAAAGCTGAAGATGCTCACCCTGTTACTTAG
- the ZMYND12 gene encoding zinc finger MYND domain-containing protein 12 isoform X1 — MNVIYPLAVPKGRRLRCEVCDAPAERVCRACTVTYYCGVVHQRADWSSIHEKICQLLIPVRTSMPFYNSEEERQHGLQQLQQRQRHLIEFCYTVAQKYLFEDRHEDAVPAALHSLRFRINVYGLSSVELVPAYLLLAEASLGLGRIVQAEEYLSQAQWTVLKSTECSYATHSLLHRNLGLLYMAKENYDEARYHLANDIYFASCAFGTEDIRTSGGYFHLANIFYGLKKLDLADTLYTKVSEIWNKFLDNHHQVLSQAHIQQIDLLGEHFETDTGLDEAQEAEAIRILTSILKIRELTSDKSPQKTIFVLKTLVMLYYLMMNSSKAQEYATRALNLAKERQLSVCEQSTIQNLLSLIKAEDAHPVT; from the exons ATGAACGTGATCTACCCCCTGGCGGTGCCCAAGGGGCGCCGGCTCCGCTGTGAGGTGTGCGATGCCCCGGCCGAGCGAGTGTGCAGGGCCTGCACTGTCACTTATTACTG TGGTGTGGTTCATCAAAGAGCTGACTGGAGCAGCATCCACGAGAAAATATGCCAGCTGCTGATTCCAGTGCGCACTTCCATGCCCTTCTACAACTCAGAGGAAGAACGGCAACACGGCCTGCAGCAGCTCCAGCAGCGGCAG AGGCATTTGATTGAATTCTGCTACACTGTAGCCCAGAAGTATCTCTTCGAAGACAGACATGAAGATGCTGTCCCAGCAGCTCTGCACTCTCTTCGCTTCCGCATTAATGTGTATGGCCTGAGCTCAGTAGAGCTTGTGCCTGCTTACCTGCTGTTGGCTGAGGCTAGCCTTG GTCTGGGCCGGATCGTGCAGGCTGAGGAGTATCTTTCCCAAGCCCAGTGGACAGTCCTCAAATCAACTGAATGTAGTTACGCTACCCACTCTTTACTGCATCGGAACCTGGGACTTCTCTACATGGCTAAGGAAAACTATGATGAAGCCCGTTATCATCTGGCCAATGAT ATTTATTTCGCCAGCTGTGCATTTGGAACAGAGGACATCAGGACCTCAGGAGGCTACTTTCACCTGGCTAACATATTTTATGGCCTTAAAAAGCTGGACCTGGCAGACACGTTGTACACCAAG GTCTCTGAGATCTGGAATAAATTTTTGGACAATCACCACCAAGTCCTCTCACAGGCTCACATCCAACAGATAGATTTACTGGGTGAACACTTTGAGACCGACACTGGCTTGG ATGAAGCACAGGAAGCGGAAGCCATTCGGATCCTGACTTCAATCTTGAAGATTCGAGAATTGACATCTGACAAATCTCCCCAAAAAACTATCTTTGTTCTGAAAACCCTGGTCATGCTTTACTACCTGATGATGAATTCTTCAAAG GCACAAGAATATGCCACAAGAGCCTTAAATCTAGCCAAAGAAAGACAACTCAGTGTCTGTGAACAAAGCACCATTCAAAATTTACTAAGTCTCATCAAAGCTGAAGATGCTCACCCTGTTACTTAG
- the ZMYND12 gene encoding zinc finger MYND domain-containing protein 12 isoform X3, which produces MNVIYPLAVPKGRRLRCEVCDAPAERVCRACTVTYYCGVVHQRADWSSIHEKICQLLIPVRTSMPFYNSEEERQHGLQQLQQRQRHLIEFCYTVAQKYLFEDRHEDAVPAALHSLRFRINVYGLSSVELVPAYLLLAEASLGLGRIVQAEEYLSQAQWTVLKSTECSYATHSLLHRNLGLLYMAKENYDEARYHLANDIYFASCAFGTEDIRTSGGYFHLANIFYGLKKLDLADTLYTKVSEIWNKFLDNHHQVLSQAHIQQIDLLGEHFETDTGLG; this is translated from the exons ATGAACGTGATCTACCCCCTGGCGGTGCCCAAGGGGCGCCGGCTCCGCTGTGAGGTGTGCGATGCCCCGGCCGAGCGAGTGTGCAGGGCCTGCACTGTCACTTATTACTG TGGTGTGGTTCATCAAAGAGCTGACTGGAGCAGCATCCACGAGAAAATATGCCAGCTGCTGATTCCAGTGCGCACTTCCATGCCCTTCTACAACTCAGAGGAAGAACGGCAACACGGCCTGCAGCAGCTCCAGCAGCGGCAG AGGCATTTGATTGAATTCTGCTACACTGTAGCCCAGAAGTATCTCTTCGAAGACAGACATGAAGATGCTGTCCCAGCAGCTCTGCACTCTCTTCGCTTCCGCATTAATGTGTATGGCCTGAGCTCAGTAGAGCTTGTGCCTGCTTACCTGCTGTTGGCTGAGGCTAGCCTTG GTCTGGGCCGGATCGTGCAGGCTGAGGAGTATCTTTCCCAAGCCCAGTGGACAGTCCTCAAATCAACTGAATGTAGTTACGCTACCCACTCTTTACTGCATCGGAACCTGGGACTTCTCTACATGGCTAAGGAAAACTATGATGAAGCCCGTTATCATCTGGCCAATGAT ATTTATTTCGCCAGCTGTGCATTTGGAACAGAGGACATCAGGACCTCAGGAGGCTACTTTCACCTGGCTAACATATTTTATGGCCTTAAAAAGCTGGACCTGGCAGACACGTTGTACACCAAG GTCTCTGAGATCTGGAATAAATTTTTGGACAATCACCACCAAGTCCTCTCACAGGCTCACATCCAACAGATAGATTTACTGGGTGAACACTTTGAGACCGACACTGGCTTGG GATGA
- the PPCS gene encoding phosphopantothenate--cysteine ligase isoform X1 codes for MRRRAGRPGLMAEVDLVAEFPQPAGAARYAEVMARFAAGLGAQGRRVVLVTSGGTKVPLEARPVRFLDNFSSGRRGATSAEAFLAAGYGVLFLYRARSAFPFAHRFPPQTWLSALRPSDPSPSGLVSLETEENALPGFAAALRSYQEAAAAGTFLAVEFTTLADYLHLLQAAAQALNPLGASAMFYLAAAVSDFYVPASEMPEHKIQSSGGPLQITMKMVPKMLSPLVKDWAPKAFIISFKLETDPSIVIDRARNALEVYRHQVVVANILESRRSFVVIITKDSETKLLLSEEEVEKGIEIEEKIVDDLGSRHTAFIHNKN; via the exons ATGCGCAGGCGCGCGGGGCGCCCCGGACTGATGGCGGAAGTGGACCTGGTAGCCGAGTTCCCCCAACCTGCCGGTGCTGCCCGATATGCCGAGGTTATGGCTCGCTTCGCCGCCGGACTGGGCGCGCAGGGCCGACGGGTGGTGTTGGTTACGTCCGGAGGCACGAAGGTCCCACTGGAAGCCCGGCCAGTGCGCTTCCTGGACAACTTCAGCAGCGGGCGGCGCGGTGCCACCTCGGCTGAGGCCTTCCTGGCTGCGGGCTACGGAGTCCTGTTCCTGTACCGCGCTCGCTCGGCCTTTCCCTTTGCCCACCGCTTTCCGCCCCAGACCTGGCTGTCTGCTCTGCGGCCTTCCGACCCATCTCCTTCGGGTTTGGTGAGCCTAGAAACTGAGGAGAATGCACTCCCAGGCTTTGCTGCGGCTCTGCGGAGCTACCAGGAGGCTGCGGCTGCTGGCACCTTCCTGGCAGTAGAGTTCACCACTTTGGCGGACTATTTGCATCTGCTGCAGGCTGCGGCCCAGGCGCTCAATCCTCTAG GAGCTTCTGCTATGTTTTACCTGGCTGCGGCAGTGTCAGATTTCTATGTTCCTGCCTCAGAAATGCCTGAACACAAGATCCAGTCATCTGGGGGCCCACTGCAG ATAACAATGAAGATGGTGCCAAAAATGCTTTCTCCTTTGGTTAAAGACTGGGCTCCCAAAGCATTTATAATTTCCTTTAAGCTGGAGACTGACCCCTCCATTGTAATTGATCGTGCACGGAATGCTTTGGAAGTTTACCGACATCAAGTGGTGGTGGCTAATATCCTTGAGTCACGAAGGTCGTTTGTGGTTATTATAACCAAAGACTCAGAAACCAAGTTATTGCTATCTGAGGAAGAAGTAGAAAAAGGCATAGAGATAGAAGAGAAGATAGTGGATGATCTTGGGTCTCGACACACAGCCTTTATACATaacaaaaactga
- the PPCS gene encoding phosphopantothenate--cysteine ligase isoform X2 — MKMVPKMLSPLVKDWAPKAFIISFKLETDPSIVIDRARNALEVYRHQVVVANILESRRSFVVIITKDSETKLLLSEEEVEKGIEIEEKIVDDLGSRHTAFIHNKN; from the coding sequence ATGAAGATGGTGCCAAAAATGCTTTCTCCTTTGGTTAAAGACTGGGCTCCCAAAGCATTTATAATTTCCTTTAAGCTGGAGACTGACCCCTCCATTGTAATTGATCGTGCACGGAATGCTTTGGAAGTTTACCGACATCAAGTGGTGGTGGCTAATATCCTTGAGTCACGAAGGTCGTTTGTGGTTATTATAACCAAAGACTCAGAAACCAAGTTATTGCTATCTGAGGAAGAAGTAGAAAAAGGCATAGAGATAGAAGAGAAGATAGTGGATGATCTTGGGTCTCGACACACAGCCTTTATACATaacaaaaactga